Proteins encoded within one genomic window of Pseudalkalibacillus sp. SCS-8:
- the groL gene encoding chaperonin GroEL (60 kDa chaperone family; promotes refolding of misfolded polypeptides especially under stressful conditions; forms two stacked rings of heptamers to form a barrel-shaped 14mer; ends can be capped by GroES; misfolded proteins enter the barrel where they are refolded when GroES binds) — MAKDIKFSENARRSMLRGVDALADAVKVTLGPKGRNVVLEKKFGSPLITNDGVTIAKEIELEDAFENMGAKLVAEVASKTNDVAGDGTTTATVLAQAMIREGLKNVTSGANPMGIRKGIEKATAAAVEELKNISKPIEGRDSIAQVASISAADEEVGQLIAEAMERVGNDGVITIEESKGFATELEVVEGMQFDRGYASPYMVSDSDKMEAVLENPYILVTDKKISNIQEVLPVLEQVVQQGKPILIIAEDVEGEALATLVVNKLRGTFNAVAVKAPGFGDRRKAMLEDIATLTGAEVITEDLGLDLKSANIGQLGTASKVVVTKENTTIVEGAGDTEKIASRVNTLRAQLEETTSEFDKEKLQERLAKLAGGVAVIKVGAATETELKERKLRIEDALNSTRAAVEEGIVSGGGTALVNVLKAVKGVQATGDEATGVNIVLRALEEPIRQIAHNAGLEGSVVVERLKGEDLGVGFNAATGEWVNMIEAGIVDPTKVTRSALQNAASVSAMLLTTEAVIADKPEENNGGGGMPDMGGMGGMGGMGGMM, encoded by the coding sequence ATGGCTAAAGATATCAAGTTTAGTGAAAATGCACGTCGCTCCATGCTTCGTGGTGTTGATGCACTTGCAGATGCTGTAAAAGTAACTCTTGGACCAAAAGGACGTAACGTGGTTCTTGAGAAGAAATTCGGTTCTCCACTTATCACGAACGACGGTGTGACAATCGCAAAAGAAATCGAACTTGAAGATGCATTCGAAAACATGGGTGCAAAGCTTGTAGCAGAAGTAGCAAGCAAGACGAACGACGTTGCTGGTGACGGTACGACTACAGCGACAGTTCTTGCTCAAGCAATGATCCGTGAAGGATTGAAGAACGTAACATCTGGTGCGAACCCAATGGGTATCCGTAAAGGGATCGAAAAAGCGACTGCAGCTGCAGTTGAAGAGCTTAAGAACATTTCTAAGCCAATCGAAGGCCGCGACTCAATCGCACAGGTTGCTTCCATTTCTGCTGCTGACGAAGAAGTCGGTCAATTGATTGCTGAAGCAATGGAGCGCGTTGGTAACGACGGCGTTATCACAATCGAAGAGTCTAAAGGATTCGCTACAGAGCTAGAAGTCGTTGAAGGTATGCAATTCGACCGCGGATATGCTTCTCCTTACATGGTTTCTGACTCTGACAAGATGGAAGCAGTCCTTGAAAACCCTTATATCCTTGTAACTGACAAGAAGATCTCAAACATCCAAGAAGTACTTCCTGTTCTTGAGCAAGTGGTACAACAAGGTAAGCCGATCTTGATCATCGCTGAAGATGTTGAAGGTGAAGCTCTTGCAACACTTGTTGTGAACAAACTTCGCGGTACATTCAATGCAGTAGCTGTTAAAGCTCCTGGATTCGGTGACCGTCGTAAAGCGATGCTTGAAGATATCGCAACATTGACTGGTGCAGAAGTAATCACTGAAGACCTCGGTCTTGATCTTAAATCTGCAAACATCGGTCAACTAGGTACAGCTTCTAAAGTTGTCGTAACGAAAGAAAACACAACAATTGTTGAAGGTGCTGGAGACACTGAGAAGATTGCTTCTCGTGTAAACACACTTCGTGCACAATTAGAAGAAACAACTTCTGAATTTGATAAAGAAAAATTACAAGAGCGTCTTGCGAAGCTTGCTGGTGGCGTAGCTGTCATCAAAGTCGGAGCTGCGACTGAAACAGAATTGAAAGAGCGTAAACTTCGTATCGAAGACGCATTGAACTCAACTCGTGCAGCAGTTGAAGAAGGAATCGTTTCTGGTGGTGGAACTGCACTTGTAAACGTGTTGAAAGCTGTGAAAGGTGTTCAAGCTACAGGTGACGAAGCTACTGGTGTCAACATCGTCCTTCGCGCACTTGAAGAGCCGATCCGTCAAATCGCACACAACGCTGGTCTCGAAGGATCTGTTGTTGTTGAGCGCTTGAAAGGCGAAGATCTTGGAGTTGGATTCAACGCTGCAACTGGCGAGTGGGTCAACATGATCGAAGCTGGAATCGTAGACCCTACAAAAGTTACACGTTCTGCACTACAAAACGCTGCATCCGTATCTGCAATGCTTCTTACAACAGAAGCAGTCATCGCAGATAAGCCGGAAGAAAACAACGGCGGCGGTGGCATGCCTGACATGGGCGGCATGGGCGGAATGGGTGGAATGGGCGGCATGATGTAA
- a CDS encoding CGEA protein: MSLFEDGCCEKDVEKTEDRCRGCICEQLKKLDPGTQVEITGKSGNILDGKFIELDKKTCCVKLLASEVVSPFEPEMFVIISCEDIESLGFPRTS, translated from the coding sequence TTGAGCTTATTTGAAGATGGTTGCTGTGAAAAAGATGTGGAAAAGACGGAAGATAGATGCAGGGGTTGTATTTGTGAGCAATTAAAGAAATTGGATCCAGGTACTCAAGTCGAGATAACCGGAAAATCAGGGAACATTTTAGATGGTAAATTCATTGAGCTTGATAAAAAAACATGCTGTGTGAAGTTACTTGCTTCTGAAGTTGTTTCCCCATTTGAGCCTGAGATGTTCGTTATCATTTCTTGTGAAGATATCGAAAGTCTAGGATTCCCAAGAACAAGCTGA
- a CDS encoding glycosyltransferase produces the protein MVSVITCTFRDHCMANIFQNYEQQKVEEKELIIVLNKDEMNKEKWEEEAKKYEDVIIYQLSEATSLGECLNFALQKAKYDIIAKFDDDDYYGPDYLTESLTILATTNAQVVGKRSIYIYFTSRNLLGIYMPNCENRFINHQVSIKNRVVAGSTLVFNKSIFPHIQFPHLNLGEDTGFVHSCLNRNIPIYSGSRSNYVYFRNEQPKYHTSDASNKRLLSRCKIVYRNKDFRTILDHGLI, from the coding sequence ATGGTTTCAGTTATCACCTGTACCTTCAGGGATCACTGTATGGCCAACATCTTTCAGAATTATGAGCAACAAAAAGTTGAAGAGAAGGAACTCATCATTGTGTTGAATAAAGATGAAATGAATAAAGAGAAATGGGAAGAAGAAGCAAAAAAGTATGAGGACGTTATCATTTACCAGCTTTCTGAGGCTACGTCGTTAGGGGAATGTTTGAATTTCGCCCTACAAAAAGCCAAATACGATATCATTGCGAAGTTCGATGATGACGATTACTACGGACCGGATTATTTGACTGAATCACTAACAATCCTTGCCACAACAAATGCACAAGTTGTTGGGAAAAGATCCATTTACATCTATTTCACGTCCCGAAACCTGCTTGGCATCTATATGCCAAACTGTGAAAACAGATTCATCAACCATCAGGTCAGTATTAAAAACCGCGTTGTAGCTGGATCTACCCTTGTTTTCAATAAATCTATATTCCCGCACATACAGTTCCCTCACTTAAACCTTGGAGAGGATACAGGGTTTGTCCATTCATGCCTCAATCGTAATATTCCAATTTACTCAGGCTCGAGAAGTAATTATGTATATTTTAGAAATGAACAGCCGAAATACCATACTTCTGATGCCTCCAATAAACGACTGCTATCACGTTGTAAAATTGTTTATCGTAATAAAGACTTCAGAACGATACTGGACCACGGATTGATATAA
- a CDS encoding glycosyltransferase family 2 protein: MESNQKKVSVVLTTYNAKERLIMALTSYKYQRYPKEKFEIVVVDDGSTDGTYEHINALSFDINLKLVRSDKNLGRAAARNRGITEAAGEIIIFSDSDMIADPFFIEKHVQHHDEHDNVFVGGCFWNRIDKNYDYEKNIYNPPIKTEDVETGSVFQETSRQIFADFYEQFLSYFGNELEGFQFPWMYFVVMNCSVKSIHLKEAGLFDEQLQGYGGEDEEMGYRLWKRGLKGIVDPTIKNFHQEHARSNKQRNESAQNINYIIQKHQDINLIMYYYINFVNQLSKSKLLRDIQRAFEEEIISPSFHQECLNEIFHYWKKPQKRNRKDRVHRYFIKEIRSLNRTDQYRQLAFFLNRLVLNNRR, encoded by the coding sequence ATGGAAAGTAACCAGAAAAAAGTGAGCGTCGTTCTCACCACTTATAATGCGAAAGAGCGGCTGATCATGGCGCTTACTTCATACAAGTATCAACGTTATCCGAAAGAAAAATTTGAAATTGTCGTAGTAGATGATGGCTCCACAGATGGGACATATGAGCATATTAATGCGTTGTCCTTTGATATAAATTTAAAATTGGTCCGTAGTGATAAAAATCTCGGAAGAGCTGCTGCAAGAAACCGCGGCATAACTGAAGCAGCAGGGGAAATAATCATCTTCAGCGATAGTGATATGATTGCTGATCCATTCTTTATAGAGAAGCATGTACAACATCATGATGAACATGACAATGTTTTTGTCGGTGGATGCTTCTGGAATCGGATTGATAAAAATTATGATTACGAAAAGAACATCTACAACCCACCGATTAAGACAGAAGACGTTGAAACGGGAAGTGTCTTTCAAGAGACCTCCAGACAAATATTTGCAGATTTTTATGAGCAATTTCTAAGTTACTTTGGAAATGAACTCGAGGGATTCCAGTTCCCCTGGATGTACTTTGTCGTAATGAATTGTTCGGTCAAATCCATTCATTTGAAGGAAGCAGGTCTATTTGATGAACAATTACAAGGGTATGGCGGGGAAGATGAAGAGATGGGTTATCGATTATGGAAACGTGGGCTTAAAGGAATCGTAGATCCTACGATCAAGAATTTTCATCAAGAACATGCCCGCTCAAATAAACAGCGTAATGAAAGTGCACAAAATATCAATTACATCATTCAAAAGCACCAGGATATCAACCTCATCATGTATTACTATATAAATTTTGTTAATCAGCTTTCGAAGAGTAAATTATTGAGGGATATCCAACGTGCCTTTGAAGAGGAAATCATTTCACCTTCATTCCACCAGGAGTGTTTAAATGAAATATTCCATTATTGGAAAAAGCCTCAAAAAAGGAATAGAAAAGATAGGGTCCACCGTTATTTTATAAAAGAAATCAGAAGCTTGAACAGAACAGATCAGTATCGACAACTTGCGTTTTTCCTTAATCGTTTAGTACTTAACAACAGAAGGTAA
- a CDS encoding sugar phosphate nucleotidyltransferase: MKRYGIIPSAGLGSRLSPLAFSKEMFPIGYQIHEGELRPCPLSQYLVESMMKADIRNVFMIISPSKTDILSYYQNGDRFNMDLSYLIQPHPKGMVDALAQATPWLPEEETFMITFGMPDTFFQPSTLYSSLIHYMENHSNVDIVLGVFPTKSWHKLGMVMLNEEKERIQVTDIIDKPKIKPDTDYAWGAAVWNANFQQFLTAYSKDYSDEKELALGNVFLAAMEKGYEIDAIKGELYYDLGTVEDLSEAINLLNQGKGEAYGD; encoded by the coding sequence ATGAAACGTTATGGAATCATACCTTCCGCCGGTTTGGGATCGAGATTATCACCACTGGCATTCTCGAAAGAAATGTTTCCGATTGGATACCAGATACATGAAGGGGAGCTTAGACCTTGTCCTCTTTCTCAATATTTGGTGGAGTCAATGATGAAGGCGGATATACGGAATGTCTTTATGATCATAAGCCCTTCTAAGACCGATATCCTTTCTTATTATCAAAATGGCGACCGATTCAATATGGATCTCTCTTATTTGATTCAACCTCACCCTAAGGGAATGGTGGACGCACTTGCTCAAGCGACGCCGTGGCTTCCTGAAGAGGAAACATTTATGATCACATTCGGTATGCCGGATACTTTCTTTCAACCATCTACGTTATACAGTTCATTGATCCATTATATGGAAAACCATTCAAATGTTGATATTGTGCTCGGTGTTTTCCCGACGAAGTCATGGCATAAGCTCGGAATGGTCATGTTGAACGAGGAAAAGGAACGTATACAGGTTACCGATATCATAGATAAGCCGAAGATCAAACCTGATACGGACTATGCCTGGGGAGCGGCGGTTTGGAACGCAAACTTCCAACAATTCCTTACAGCGTATTCCAAGGACTATTCTGATGAAAAAGAGTTAGCGTTAGGAAACGTTTTTTTAGCAGCTATGGAAAAAGGGTATGAAATCGATGCAATTAAAGGGGAATTATACTACGACCTAGGAACAGTGGAGGATTTGTCGGAAGCAATCAATCTACTGAATCAAGGTAAGGGGGAAGCGTATGGGGATTGA
- a CDS encoding glycosyltransferase family 2 protein — protein MGIEVSIIIPSFNKYPQNLLTLQSLQSQDFDHEAMEVILVDDGSTDNTNEIPNEFTAKFQFKYIRLEENMGRSKTRNIGIREAEGELLIFLDAEMVVNPDFTQRHYMYHKMHEKAVLTGGLGFYNLYSFVYPDFDKYTINKIAKLVRNDRVLKRRFRSFTRTKQPTQLIYPEDIASGRYKKLSYFSQIPLDKRTIELFGEDLSEFQTPWMAFLTGNVSVKKDDLEKVGYFEESFEGWGFEDWELGYRLYKSGVTFAYKQEAASFHQEHLTNGKSKSTEAYRNFHLFQQKHMTMDVLVVVFILTGKYNRIGCHEILKQYRKLETDYPDRFEAFKASFPLLLQNVSQALAEGKPIDKIQVYSDDQRMEKLICDRECIQSLGGFQSLTEAFDYLIDS, from the coding sequence ATGGGGATTGAAGTTAGTATCATCATTCCATCATTCAATAAGTACCCCCAAAATCTCCTCACACTCCAATCGCTCCAAAGCCAGGATTTTGATCATGAAGCGATGGAGGTCATTCTGGTGGATGATGGATCTACGGACAATACAAATGAAATTCCAAATGAATTCACAGCGAAGTTTCAATTTAAATACATCCGATTAGAGGAAAATATGGGACGCTCAAAAACAAGGAACATCGGTATTCGTGAAGCTGAAGGGGAACTTCTCATATTTCTCGATGCTGAAATGGTTGTGAATCCGGATTTCACTCAGAGACATTATATGTATCATAAAATGCATGAAAAAGCCGTCTTAACAGGGGGACTCGGATTTTACAACTTGTATTCCTTTGTTTATCCGGATTTTGATAAGTACACGATAAACAAGATTGCTAAACTTGTACGTAATGACAGAGTGTTGAAAAGACGTTTCCGAAGCTTTACTCGAACAAAGCAACCAACGCAACTGATCTACCCGGAAGACATTGCTTCTGGACGATACAAAAAACTGTCCTATTTTTCTCAAATTCCACTTGATAAAAGGACGATCGAGTTGTTTGGTGAAGACTTATCGGAATTTCAGACCCCTTGGATGGCCTTCCTTACCGGGAATGTTTCTGTAAAGAAGGATGATTTAGAGAAAGTGGGTTATTTTGAGGAATCATTCGAAGGATGGGGATTTGAAGATTGGGAGCTTGGTTATCGTCTCTACAAGTCCGGTGTTACTTTTGCATACAAGCAAGAAGCAGCCAGCTTTCATCAAGAGCACCTCACAAATGGGAAAAGCAAATCAACAGAGGCGTACAGAAACTTTCATTTATTCCAACAAAAACATATGACGATGGATGTATTGGTTGTTGTATTTATCCTAACTGGAAAATACAACCGGATCGGATGTCATGAGATTCTGAAGCAATACCGGAAATTAGAAACAGATTATCCTGATCGATTTGAAGCATTCAAAGCTTCGTTTCCACTTCTATTACAGAACGTTTCTCAAGCATTGGCAGAAGGAAAACCAATTGACAAGATACAGGTTTATTCAGATGATCAGCGTATGGAAAAGCTTATATGTGACCGGGAGTGTATTCAATCTTTGGGGGGGTTCCAATCCTTGACCGAGGCATTTGATTACCTGATTGATAGTTAA
- a CDS encoding glycosyltransferase family 2 protein — protein MRKEISIIIPSYNRYPQNLLTLYSLQNQTYDPDKFEVIFIDDCSSDKTPIIQHTFQPPFSFNYIRNEENLGRSKSRNLGINEATGRIIIFLDAEMIVEPDFVQNHANHHDTESNKVVSGALFLKRVYTISNKLFTKQQRLHMDYLLKMNRKIFKIKRSQIRRGYPEVQFITKEDILNGHYKLLSYDSPYFQDVKNHYGAELNGHHLPWILFISGIVSVPKQLLLKSGGFDESFVGWGFEDWELGYRLYQNGAEFISASDVTGYHQEHPISVIDIDQSMFENYLRYQRKHPNYETCIHTLFLMGEITRVEESIIVGEYKSLLCEHPDRFNQFKEGYLALLQQCAVLLSENKAIEDLWIGMDLKDPTSLKELIRSERDEVASLNQYPQLIRSMNILLEK, from the coding sequence ATGAGAAAGGAGATCAGCATCATAATTCCTTCGTATAATCGATATCCCCAAAACTTACTTACACTCTATTCACTGCAAAATCAAACCTATGATCCTGATAAGTTTGAGGTCATCTTCATCGATGATTGTTCCTCCGACAAGACTCCGATTATTCAGCATACATTCCAACCTCCTTTTTCATTTAACTATATACGGAATGAAGAGAATCTAGGACGTTCAAAATCAAGGAACTTAGGAATAAACGAAGCGACTGGAAGGATCATCATCTTCTTAGATGCTGAAATGATTGTAGAACCCGATTTTGTACAAAATCATGCCAATCATCATGATACGGAGAGTAATAAAGTCGTATCGGGCGCTCTCTTTCTGAAGAGAGTATATACAATTTCAAACAAGCTATTCACAAAGCAGCAACGCCTTCATATGGATTATTTATTGAAGATGAATCGAAAAATATTCAAAATAAAAAGGTCGCAAATAAGAAGGGGATATCCAGAAGTTCAGTTTATTACTAAGGAGGATATCCTGAATGGTCATTACAAGCTGTTGTCGTATGATTCTCCTTATTTCCAGGATGTAAAGAATCATTACGGTGCGGAATTGAATGGGCATCATTTGCCTTGGATTCTCTTTATAAGTGGAATTGTCTCAGTCCCCAAACAATTGCTTCTAAAGAGTGGAGGATTCGACGAGAGCTTTGTTGGTTGGGGGTTTGAGGATTGGGAGCTAGGATATCGCCTTTATCAAAATGGAGCGGAATTCATATCCGCCTCGGACGTCACAGGCTACCATCAAGAACATCCGATTTCGGTTATTGATATTGATCAATCAATGTTTGAGAATTATCTGAGATACCAAAGGAAACATCCCAACTATGAAACGTGTATTCATACCTTATTCTTGATGGGCGAAATTACACGAGTAGAAGAAAGTATCATAGTTGGTGAATATAAATCCCTCTTATGTGAACATCCGGATCGTTTCAACCAGTTTAAAGAAGGTTATCTAGCGCTCTTACAACAATGTGCTGTTCTTCTATCTGAGAATAAGGCTATAGAAGATTTGTGGATCGGAATGGATTTGAAGGATCCGACCAGCCTGAAGGAATTAATACGTTCTGAGAGGGATGAGGTCGCTTCTCTGAACCAGTACCCTCAACTTATTAGGTCGATGAACATCTTGCTTGAGAAATGA
- a CDS encoding MoxR family ATPase encodes MAANDIRYETYHSQLEKIIENVEKVMVGKREATELSVVALLTGGHILLEDVPGVGKTMMVRSIAQSVGAKFNRIQFTPDLLPSDLTGVSIYNQKTMEFEFRPGPLMGNIVLADEINRTSPKTQSALLEAMEENSITVDGITHQLPEPFFVMATQNPIEYEGTYPLPEAQLDRFLLKIKMGYPTANEEMQVLSRNEKQHPIHELTSVLTIEDLLELQSKVKSVYVEESVKQYIIDLVLRTRTHSGIHLGVSPRGSLALMKTAQAYALLLDRDYVIPDDIKYLAKSVLCHRMILKPEARFDGYTQEKIVDEILKRTPVPVLRKENV; translated from the coding sequence ATGGCAGCTAATGATATCAGATATGAAACCTATCATTCACAGTTGGAGAAAATCATAGAAAATGTCGAAAAGGTCATGGTTGGAAAGCGTGAAGCAACAGAGCTGAGTGTCGTTGCTTTGTTAACTGGGGGACATATTTTACTTGAGGATGTACCTGGAGTCGGTAAAACAATGATGGTCCGTTCCATCGCCCAGTCCGTTGGAGCGAAGTTCAATAGAATCCAATTCACACCAGACTTGCTACCATCCGATTTGACGGGTGTATCGATCTACAATCAGAAAACGATGGAGTTTGAGTTTCGTCCAGGCCCGTTGATGGGGAACATCGTGCTTGCGGATGAAATCAACCGGACCTCACCAAAGACGCAATCCGCGTTACTTGAAGCAATGGAAGAAAACAGCATTACCGTTGATGGTATCACGCATCAATTACCGGAGCCGTTCTTTGTCATGGCGACGCAGAACCCGATTGAATATGAAGGGACGTACCCGTTACCAGAAGCACAGCTTGACCGTTTTTTGCTGAAAATCAAAATGGGGTACCCGACAGCAAATGAAGAGATGCAAGTGTTATCTCGTAACGAGAAACAGCATCCGATTCATGAGCTGACGAGCGTCTTGACGATTGAAGACTTACTCGAACTCCAATCGAAGGTAAAATCCGTTTATGTCGAGGAGTCTGTCAAACAGTACATCATCGACCTCGTACTACGAACTCGAACACATAGTGGAATCCACCTTGGAGTGAGCCCGCGTGGATCACTCGCGCTGATGAAGACCGCTCAAGCCTATGCACTTTTACTCGACAGGGACTACGTGATTCCTGATGACATCAAATACTTAGCGAAATCCGTGCTTTGCCACCGGATGATCCTGAAGCCGGAAGCCCGTTTTGACGGATACACCCAAGAAAAGATCGTTGATGAAATATTGAAACGGACCCCAGTGCCGGTCCTTAGGAAAGAAAACGTATGA
- a CDS encoding DUF58 domain-containing protein — translation MIKKQLARYRTALGIIGVILLMASTFSYAMFQGGFVSWFLFYSVVPLALYTFFIFIVPLSRLTVERHIEKNTFIAGERVEVKVTVKSRIPLPLFYLVVYDHLPKRFAQFTREKEPEYQNQAKALLFPLFRKSASYSYVIDPIPRGIHTFQSVTVETGDLFGFLAKSTEIPLEKSIQVYPRTQPLSGWNMFDTHPSGVKKIGKQAQQDFTSAVSIRDYTPGDKLSWLHWKATARSNKLVTKVFETQRNDDFLVFLDGSHPGFQRNGQEMFERAVSLGASLLKHAVSSGTTVEFHTVANQHTKLTFQSGQNFEAKWMHHLARIEPDTSSSLTGVLKHEVHEMGKGVSVLIITSDLSDSFIHTIERMAANKIQTMFFYMMNKKILTSEEQYVITRLRARNIVVYPVNMDDFSEVVKAGAQNATSS, via the coding sequence ATGATCAAGAAACAGCTTGCTCGATACCGGACAGCGTTGGGGATCATCGGCGTCATCCTGCTGATGGCCAGTACGTTTTCCTATGCGATGTTCCAGGGTGGTTTCGTCAGCTGGTTCTTGTTCTATTCCGTCGTTCCGCTTGCGCTATATACCTTTTTCATCTTTATTGTGCCGTTGTCTAGATTGACCGTAGAACGTCATATCGAAAAAAACACCTTCATCGCAGGGGAACGGGTCGAAGTGAAGGTCACTGTGAAAAGCAGGATTCCGCTTCCGTTGTTCTATTTGGTCGTCTATGATCATTTGCCGAAACGGTTTGCTCAATTTACAAGGGAAAAAGAGCCGGAATATCAAAATCAAGCGAAAGCGTTGCTGTTCCCTTTATTTAGGAAAAGCGCATCTTACTCGTATGTGATTGACCCGATTCCGAGAGGTATTCATACATTTCAATCCGTTACGGTGGAAACGGGAGATTTATTCGGATTTCTTGCAAAATCTACAGAGATTCCATTAGAAAAATCGATTCAGGTTTATCCAAGGACGCAGCCTCTTTCCGGGTGGAATATGTTTGATACTCACCCATCAGGTGTGAAAAAAATAGGAAAGCAAGCTCAACAGGACTTTACCTCAGCGGTCAGCATCCGCGATTATACACCAGGAGATAAGCTGTCATGGTTGCACTGGAAAGCGACCGCGCGTTCAAACAAGCTGGTCACGAAGGTGTTCGAGACGCAACGGAACGATGATTTCCTGGTTTTCTTGGATGGGAGTCACCCCGGTTTTCAACGGAATGGACAAGAGATGTTTGAGCGAGCGGTATCACTTGGTGCCTCTCTTTTGAAGCATGCCGTCAGCAGTGGAACAACGGTGGAATTCCATACGGTCGCGAACCAGCATACGAAGCTGACCTTCCAATCCGGTCAAAACTTCGAGGCAAAGTGGATGCACCATCTGGCACGGATTGAGCCAGATACCAGTTCTTCTTTAACGGGTGTTTTGAAACATGAAGTCCACGAGATGGGGAAGGGCGTTTCGGTTCTGATCATTACATCGGATCTTTCCGACTCTTTCATCCATACGATTGAGCGGATGGCTGCAAACAAGATCCAGACCATGTTCTTTTACATGATGAACAAGAAAATTCTTACAAGCGAAGAACAGTATGTGATTACGAGATTAAGAGCTCGGAACATAGTTGTCTATCCAGTGAATATGGACGACTTCAGCGAGGTCGTCAAGGCAGGTGCACAAAATGCCACAAGCTCATGA